The Bacillaceae bacterium IKA-2 DNA window ATCGCCACTAAACTATTTTCAGTCAAAGAAATTCATTCTTTGAAAACTAGATAACAACCGTACACACATTCAAGATTTGAGCTTCATTGAATTCAATTCGTCTTATTTTTAGGATAAGTCCTCGACCGATTAGTATCTCTCAGCTCCACGTGTCACCACGCGTCCACCCGAGACCTATCAACCTCATAATCTTTAAGGGGTCTTACTGGATTAACTCCAAGGGAAATCTCATCTCGAGGGGGGCTTCATGCTTAGATGCTTTCAGCACTTATCCCTTCCATACGTAGCTACCCAGCTATGCTCCTGGCGGAACAACTGGTACACCAGCGGTATGTCCATCCCGGTCCTCTCGTACTAAGGACAGCTCCTCTCAAATTTCCTGCGCCCGCGACGGATAGGGACCGAACTGTCTCACGACGTTCTGAACCCAGCTCGCGTACCGCTTTAATGGGCGAACAGCCCAACCCTTGGGACCTACTTCAGCCCCAGGATGCGATGAGCCGACATCGAGGTGCCAAACCTCCCCGTCGATGTGGACTCTTGGGGGAGATAAGCCTGTTATCCCCAGGGTAGCTTTTATCCGTTGAGCGATGGCCCTTCCATGCGGTACCACCGGATCACTAAGCCCGACTTTCGTCCCTGCTCGACTTGTAGGTCTCGCAGTCAAGCTCCCTTATGCCTTTGCACTCTACGAATGATTTCCAACCATTCTGAGGGAACCTTTGGGCGCCTCCGTTACTCTTTAGGAGGCGACCGCCCCAGTCAAACTGCCCACCAGACACTGTCCCCGAACCGGATCACGGTCCTAGGTTAGAATTTCAATACAATCAGGGTAGTATCCCACCGACGCCTCCACCGAAGCTGGCGCTCCGGTTTCTAAGGCTCCTACCTATCCTGTACAAATTGTATCAAAATTCAATATCAAGCTACAGTAAAGCTCCATGGGGTCTTTCCGTCCTGTCGCGGGTAACCTGCATCTTCACAGGTAATATAATTTCACCGGGTCTCTCGTTGAGACAGTATCCAAATCGTTACACCATTCGTGCGGGTCGGAACTTACCCGACAAGGAATTTCGCTACCTTAGGACCGTTATAGTTACGGCCGCCGTTTACTGGGGCTTCAATTGAGAGCTTCTCCTTACGGATAACCCCTCCTCTTAACCTTCCAGCACCGGGCAGGTGTCAGCCCCTATACTTCGCCTTGCGGCTTCGCAGAGACCTGTGTTTTTGCTAAACAGTCGCTTGGATCTATTCACTGCGGCTCTCTCGGGCTTTAACACCCTAATAGAGCACCCCTTCTCCCGAAGTTACGGGGTCATTTTGCCGAGTTCCTTAACGAGAGTTCTCCCGCGCGTCTTAGAATTCTCTTCTCGCCTACCTGTGTCGGTTTACGGTACGGGCACCTCTCACCTCGCTAGAGGCTTTTCTAGGCAGTGTAGGATCAGGAACTTCGCTACTAAATTTCGCTCGCCATCACAGCTCAGCCTTCACAAGAGGCGGATTTGCCTACCTCTTAGCCTAACTGCTTGGACGCACATTTCCATCAGTGCGCTTACCCTACCTTACTGCGTCCCCCCATTACTCAAACGGTGAGGAGGTGGTACAGGAATTTCGACCTGTTGTCCATCGCCTACGCTTTTCAGCCTCGGCTTAGGTCCCGACTTACCCTGAGAGGACGAGCCTTCCTCAGGAAACCTTGGGCTTTCGACGGAGGGGATTCTCACCCCTCTTTTCGCTACTCATACCGGCATTCTCACTTCTAAGCGCTCCACTAGTCCTTACGGTCTAACTTCGCTGCACTTAGAACGCTCCCCTACCACTGACACCTAAGGTGTCAATCCATAGCTTCGGTGATACGTTTAGCCCCGGTACATTTTCGGCGCAGAGTCACTCGACCAGTGAGCTATTACGCACTCTTTAAATGGTGGCTGCTTCTAAGCCAACATCCTGGTTGTCTGGGCAACTCCACATCCTTCTCCACTTAACGTATACTTTGGGACCTTAGCTGATGGTCTGGGCTGTTTCCCTCTTGACTACGGATCTTAGCACTCGCAGTCTGACTCCCGAGGATAAGTAATTGGCATTCGGAGTTTGACTGAATTCGGTAATCCTGTGGGGACCCCTAGTCCAATCAGTGCTCTACCTCCAATACTCTCACCTCGAGGCTAGCCCTAAAGCTATTTCGGGGAGAACCAGCTATCTCCGTGTTCGATTGGCATTTCACCCCTACCCACACCTCATCCCCGCATTTTTCAACATGCGTGGGTTCGGGCCTCCATTCAGTGTTACCTGAACTTCACCCTGGACATGGGTAGATCACACGGTTTCGGGTCTACGACCACGTACTCATTCGCCCTATTCAGACTCGCTTTCGCTGCGGCTCCGCCTTCTCAGCTTAACCTTGCACGTAATCGTAACTCGCCGGTTCATTCTACAAAAGGCACGCCATCACCCAGCCTTTTCCAAAGGAAAAGACATCGGGCTTTGACTACTTGTAGGCACACGGTTTCAGGATCTCTTTCACTCCCCTCCCGGGGTGCTTTTCACCTTTCCCTCACGGTACTGGTTCACTATCGGTCACTAGGAAGTATTTAGCCTTGGGAGATGGTCCTCCCGGATTCCGACGGGGTTTCACGTGTCCCGCCGTACTCAGGATACACTCTGGAGGAAATGAAGTTTCGATTACAGGGCTGTTACCTTGTCTCGCGGACCTTTCCAGATCGCTTCGTCTACTTCATTTCTTTGTAACTCCGTATAGAGTGTCCTACAACCCCAAGGGGCAAGCCCCTTGGTTTGGGCTGTTTCCGTTTCGCTCGCCGCTACTCAGGAAATCGATAATTTCTTTCTCTTCCTCCGGGTACTTAGATGTTTCAGTTCCCCGGGTCTGCCTCCTCATAGCCTATGTATTCAGCTATGGGTACCATCCCATTACGGATGGTGGGTTCCCCCATTCGGATATCTCTGGATCAAAGCTTACTTACAGCTCCCCAAAGCATTTCGGTGTTCGTCCCGTCCTTCTTCGGCTCCTAGTGCCAAGGCATTCACCGTGCGCCCTTTCTAACTTAACCTAATTTTTTCGTAATAAGCGGCGGATCTCTTTGTCAGCGACGTTCAGAACTTATCCTCATGCACCCAAAAGTGCACTCCGGTAATTTCTTCACTTGCTTCCTCGATCTCCTTGCTTCTTCCGAAAAAATACCTGGTGTCTTTTTACAAAAACACCTGTTAAAAGGATTTCTACGTCGAATTGAATTCTTGACTACTCAAATTTACCTTCACGTTTTTACAAACTTTCCGGTAAAACTTAAATGTGTTGTTGTGTTGTTATCTAGTTTTCAAAGAACGATTCGGTAAATGATCAGCGTCAAATTTCACGCTTCTTATTTACCTTACATTAAATTGGAAGATTATTCTTCCAAAACTGAACACACAGCGTAAGCGTACTTCTACTAATGAAAGCAAAAGTATCGACTAGAGTTTTAACTCCATAGAAAGGAGGTGATCCAGCCGCACCTTCCGATACGGCTACCTTGTTACGACTTCACCCCAATCATCTGTCCCACCTTAGGCGGCTGGCTCCTAAGTAAACTTAGGTTACCCCACCGACTTCGGGTGTTACAAACTCTCGTGGTGTGACGGGCGGTGTGTACAAGGCCCGGGAACGTATTCACCGTGGCATGCTGATCCACGATTACTAGCAATTCCGGCTTCATGCAGGCGAGTTGCAGCCTGCAATCCGAACTGAGAATGGCTTTATGGGATTGGCTCGACCTCGCGGTTTTGCGACCCTTTGTACCATCCATTGTAGCACGTGTGTAGCCCAGGTCATAAGGGGCATGATGATTTGACGTCATCCCCACCTTCCTCCGGTTTATCACCGGCAGTCACCTTAGAGTGCCCAACTGAATGCTGGCAACTAAGATCAAGGGTTGCGCTCGTTGCGGGACTTAACCCAACATCTCACGACACGAGCTGACGACAACCATGCACCACCTGTCACTTTGTCCCCCGAAGGGGAAAGCCCTATCTCTAGGGTGGTCAAAGGATGTCAAGACCTGGTAAGGTTCTTCGCGTTGCTTCGAATTAAACCACATGCTCCACTGCTTGTGCGGGCCCCCGTCAATTCCTTTGAGTTTCAACCTTGCGGTCGTACTCCCCAGGCGGAGTGCTTAATGTGTTAACTTCGGCACTAAGGGCATCGAAACCCCTAACACCTAGCACTCATCGTTTACGGCGTGGACTACCAGGGTATCTAATCCTGTTTGCTCCCCACGCTTTCGCGCCTCAGCGTCAGTTACAGACCAGAGAGTCGCCTTCGCCACTGGTGTTCCTCCATATATCTACGCATTTCACCGCTACACATGGAATTCCACTCTCCTCTTCTGTACTCAAGTCCCCCAGTTTCCAATGGCCGCTCGTGGTTGAGCCACGAGATTTCACATCAGACTTAAAGGACCGCCTGCGCGCGCTTTACGCCCAATAATTCCGGACAACGCTTGCCACCTACGTATTACCGCGGCTGCTGGCACGTAGTTAGCCGTGGCTTTCTGGTTAGGTACCGTCAAGGTACCGCCCTATTTGAACGGTACTTGTTCTTCCCTAACAACAGAACTTTACGACCCGAAGGCCTTCATCGTTCACGCGGCGTTGCTCCGTCAGACTTTCGTCCATTGCGGAAGATTCCCTACTGCTGCCTCCCGTAGGAGTCTGGGCCGTGTCTCAGTCCCAGTGTGGCCGATCACCCTCTCAGGTCGGCTACGCATCGTCGCCTTGGTAAGCCATTACCTTACCAACTAGCTAATGCGCCGCGGGCCCATCCCGTAGTGTTAGGTAAAACCCAACTTTTACTTTTCTGTCAGGTGACAAAAAAGATTATCCGGTATTAGCTTCGGTTTCCCGAAGTTATCCCAGTCTACAGGGCAGGTTGCCCACGTGTTACTCACCCGTCCGCCGCTAAATTTTGAGAGCAAGCTCTCAAAATTCCGCTCGACTTGCATGTATTAGGCACGCCGCCAGCGTTCGTCCTGAGCCAGGATCAAACTCTCCATTAAAGTGTTGTTTGATTTAGCTCTTCTTACATAAGATGTGTTTGCTTCGACGTTAGTCGGGCTCCCACTCCTATTTCTTGCATTGACGAGATATTACTATCTCTACTTCGCTTGGCTGTGTGTTCAGTTTTCAAAGAACAATTAAGTTAAACAGTTGTTGTTTTTGCAACAAGGAATTAATCATATCACAATAATATGTCCGTGTCAACAAATTCTCAAAATATTTTACATCCGCTTGAATTAGCGACTTTATTAATATAACATTTCAAAAATAATAAGTCAATACTTTTATTTTGAAATGGTGGGCCTAAGTGGACTCGAACCACCGACCTCACGCTTATCAGGCGTGCGCTCTAACCAGCTGAGCTATAGGCCCATAATATAATGGGAAGCGGGTGATGAGAATCGAACTCACGACCAGAGCTTGGAAGGCTCTTGTTTTACCACTAAACTACACCCGCGTATATATTTTTACTGTTTTAAAAACAATGGTCGGGAAGACAGGATTTGAACCTGCGACCCCCTGGTCCCAAACCAGGTGCTCTACCAAGCTGAGCCACTTCCCGATAAAATTTCAATATTTATTCTTACTACATAACAAGCAATTTTGGTACAAATAATATATCGTGATTTGCTCCTGCGCCGCTTCGCTTGCTCGTCGCATGTCTGCGAGGAAGCTTATTCGACGTTGTAGACATGGTGCGCCCTGAGAGATTCGAACTCCCGACCTTTTGATTCGTAGTCAAATACTCTATCCAGCTGAGCTAAGGGCGCTTATATAAATAAGCAATGCGGCCGAGAGGACTCGAACCTCCACGGGGTTACCCCCACTAGCCCCTCAAGCTAGCGCGTCTGCCATTCCGCCACGACCGCAAAATATTAAATAGTAGACTATGAAGTTATGGTCTCTAAAAAATTTAAAATGGTACGGGTGGAGGGACTTGAACCCCCACGTCCGAAAACACTAGATCCTAAGTCTAGCGCGTCTGCCAATTCCGCCACACCCGCATTTTTTCATTCTTTATTAAATATGGCGGACCCGACCGGGATCGAACCGGCGATCTCCTGCGTGACAGGCAGGCATGTTAACCGCTACACCACGGGTCCACACTTTATAAATGGTGGAGGATGACGGGCTCGAACCGCCGACCCCCTGCTTGTAAGGCAGGTGCTCTCCCAGCTGAGCTAATCCTCCAACGCAAAGCAATAGTAATTATTATATCTAAATATTATATCTGAGTTTTATGCAAGATAGTTCCTTTATTTAAATGGTGACCCGTACGGGATTCGAACCCGTGTAACCGCCGTGAAAGGGCGGTGTCTTAACCGCTTGACCAACGGGCCAACTAAATGAAATGGCGGGGAAGGAGGGATTTGAACCCTCGCGCCGCTTACGCGACCTACACCCTTAGCAGGGGCGCCTCTTTAGCCACTTGAGTACTTCCCCATTATGGCTCCACAGGTAGGACTCGAACCTACGACCGATCGGTTAACAGCCGATAGCTCTACCACTGAGCTACTGTGGAATATTTTATTCGCGACTTATATTAATTTAACTTATTGATAGTGTTTTGTCAATATTATTTTTCTTTTCTACTAGTGGACAAAAATCACTTCGCTAATTTCAGCGACCTAAATAATTTAACATAGTTTGCTTCTCGAAGTCAACTTTTTTTGTAAGTTTCTAGTTTCCTTATTTTCCCTTTACATTTGCCGCAAACAAATCGCTTTGTATCAATGATCCTTTTCCTATTAAACAATGCATTGCACGATGTACAACCATACACATGATATGTTTTACTTGTTCTTCTCTGCCCTGGTATTATCTCACAATATTTCGTTCCACCTACTTTTAGCAAGAGCTGCTGAAAGTCTTTGTCTCGATGTTGATAGCCTTTTTTCTTAATATGTAAATGATAATGACATAATTCGTGCTTAATAATCCCAAATAATGCATCGCTTCCAAAGTGTTCTAACTGTTTAGGGTTTATTTGAATATTATGCGACCCTAACAGATACCTTCCACCAGTCGTCCTCAATCTATTATTGAATGAGGCACTATGTTTAAATGGTAAATTAAAAAAAGTTTCTGATATTTCTTCTACTAATCGTTGTAAACCATGATCATCCATTACCAATCTTGCTCCTTAATTACATTACTTTTGATAATACATCTTTTAAAAATTCCCTAATCAACTAATCACAACTAGAGAGGCGAACAGCCACGCTAATGTTAGATTAAAAAAAGTCACAACAATGACAACCACTGCTTCATATACTATTCATACTAACATATTTAATTTTGCTTAAACATCCATAAGCGCATTCGAAAGGGGGACTTCCTATGCCAGATTGGCTTCAAAACCAATTAAGAAATGCATTCCAGGAAAAAAACAAACAACAAATACGTTTACTGAATCAATGTTGGTATTACTATTATCGGAGGTATGAACCAGTAGCGATCCGTAGAAGCAAGACAAAGTGAACTACCCGCCATTTAGGAAAGAAACTACACTCTCGTTGAGTTAGGGGCTTCTTGATTGTATAAAGTATATCTCTAATGCAAATTGTCTGCCACCTCAATAAATTTTTGAGGTGGCAGACAACATCAGACAAATCACTAACTATATTTGCTTTTCTGGTTTAAGTAGCGTCAGTGCTATTCGCTGTTTTTTTGCATCTACTCCTTCAACCCAAACAGTAACCACATCACCGACTGCAACAACTTCCATGGGATGTTTTACAAAACGACTTGTTAACTTAGATATATGAACAAGCCCGTCTTGCTTTACGCCAATATCAACAAAGGCACCAAAATCAACCACATTTCGAATTGTTCCTTGTAGCTCCATCCCGGTCTGTAAATCTTCAAGCTGCAATACATCTTTCTTTAGTAATGGTGTCGCAACTTCATCACGCGGATCTCGGTTCGGGCGAATTAACGCCTCAACGATATCCTGCAACGTTGGAATACCCATATCAAGCTGTTCTGCGACATCTTTTAGATTAAGTTGCTTTAGTTGCTCGCTCAATTCCAAAGATCCAATTTGATTTTCTGTTGCTCCTAATTGTTTTAGGAGCTTTTTTGTTTCCTTATAACTTTCTGGATGAATTCCAGTTTGGTCTAAAGGCTCTTTACCATCAATAACTCTCATAAATCCAATACATTGTTCATATGTTTTCGCACCCAAACGCGGAATTTTCTTTAGTTGAGCTCTGTTTATAAATTTCCCATCTTCGTCACGTTTTTTAACAATATTGTTAGCGACAGCTTTCGATAAGCCTGATACATACTGCAATAAAGAACTAGATGCTGTGTTTACATTTACACCCACTTGGTTAACAACCATCTCAACAACAAATGTTAATGAGTCATTTAATTTCGATTGAGTTACATCATGTTGGTACTGTCCTACGCCAACAGATTTAGTGTCAATTTTCACTAATTCCGCTAAAGGATCTTGTAACCTTCTTGCAATAGAAATAGCACTGCGCTCTTCTACTTGTAAATCAGGAAATTCTTCTCTTCCAAGCGGAGAAGCTGAATACACACTTGCGCCAGCCTCATTAACAATTAAGTAATAAACATCTTTAGTGACCTCTTTTATTACATCAGCGATAAACTGCTCTGTTTCTCTTGAGGCCGTTCCATTTCCAATTGCAATCACTTCAATATTATGTTTACTAATTAATTCTTTAATAATTTTTTTTCCTTTTTCAATCTCATTTCTTGGTGGAGTCGGATAAATTACTGAAATATGCAGCACTTTTCCTGTATCATCGACAACTGCCAATTTGCAGCCTGTTCGATAAGCCGGATCAACGCCCAAAGCGACTCTACCCTTTAAAGGTGGCTGCAGCAGTAAATTTCGAAGATTTTCCGAAAAAATATGTATCGCTTGGTCTTCACCCTTTTCTGAAAGCTCTTTACGAATTTCGCGTTCAATAGAAGGTTCAATTAAGCGTTTGTAGCTGTCACCTATTGCCTCTTTTACGTATGGCGTTGTAAGTGAATGGGTGCTTTTAATAAATTTCCGCTCGATAACAGTAATTATTTTATCTAAAGGCGTAGCAAGAGAAATCCTCAAGACCCCTTCTTTCTCACCTCTATTGATGGCTAAAATACGGTGCGGAACAATTTTACTTACTTGTTCCTCATACTCGTAGTACATTTCAAAGACACCTTTTTCATCTTTTTCCACTTTTTTAACTACGGAAATAAGCTTGCCGTCTTTATATGTCATTTGGCGGATCAATTTGCGAATTTCAGGATCGTCGGAAATCCACTCAGCAATAATGTCTTTTGCTCCTTGGATAGCATCTTCTGCTGTAACCACTTCATTTTCTTCTGAAATATACCCTTCAACAACTTGTTCCAGGTTACCTTGTGTTGGGAAAGTCAGTAACCACTCTGCTAGTGGCTCTAGGCCTCTTTCCTTAGCAACAGTCGCTTTTGTACGGCGCTTCTGTTTATATGGACGATATAAATCTTCCACTTCTTGAAGTTTCGTTGCTTTTAAGATTGTTTGATGCAGCTCTACCGTGAGTTTCTCTTGTTCTCCAATGATTCTGATTACTTCTTCTTTTCTTGTTTCGAGGTTATTTATGTATGACCATCTTTCAACAATTGTGCGGATTTGGACTTCATCCAATGAACCAGTTAACTCTTTTCGATAACGAGCTATAAAAGGAACTGTATTTCCTTCTTCTATTAACGTCACGACGTTTTCAATCGCCTTCTTGGCGAACGACGTTTCTTTTATAAGTAACTGAAGCATATTTTGTCTTTTCTGTTCTTCCATAACTACATTCACTTCCTTCCATCTACCTACTATTCTAAACAAACACCGACCAAAAATAAAGTGAGGTCCTCTCATCAATTGTAGTAACGTGCATTCTGCTCACAATTCGCAAACATTTAAACGATATTCTGATAAGCCATGGGAGTTTTGGACAACGATAACCCATATAAAATGGACGACTCACACAACAAGTCGCCCACATTATTCTTTATAAACACTCTGAAGCTCTTACTGGCAATGAGCCCTTTAGCTTTTCTAGAGCCCTTCTTTGTAACCGAGAAACATGCATTTGCGAGATCTCAAGCTTTTCCCCAGTCTCTTTTTGGCTTAGTCCGTCGTAAAAAGTGCAAAATAAAATTTGTTTCTCCCTTTCGTTCAATACAGAAAAAGCCTTTTCTATTAAAAGTTGCTGATTGGTTTTTTCGAAACCAGCGTCGGTAGCACCAACTAAATCTAGTAAAGTTACAGCGCCACCTTCTTGATCTGCATCAATAGGGCGATCAACCGAGAGCGCTTGATAGCTTCTCGACATTTCCATTGTTTCCAATACTTCTTCTTCAGTTACTTTTAGGTAAAGGGCGATCTCTTTTACTTTCGGCGACCGCTGCAATTCGCAAGTTAAACTTTCAACTGCCATCTTTATTTTAGGACCAAGCTCTTTAATTCTTCTCGGCACATGTACGCTCCATGTTTTGTCTCTTATATATCTTTTAATCTCCCCAA harbors:
- the cmpA gene encoding cortex morphogenetic protein CmpA, which produces MPDWLQNQLRNAFQEKNKQQIRLLNQCWYYYYRRYEPVAIRRSKTK
- a CDS encoding Tex family protein; this encodes MEEQKRQNMLQLLIKETSFAKKAIENVVTLIEEGNTVPFIARYRKELTGSLDEVQIRTIVERWSYINNLETRKEEVIRIIGEQEKLTVELHQTILKATKLQEVEDLYRPYKQKRRTKATVAKERGLEPLAEWLLTFPTQGNLEQVVEGYISEENEVVTAEDAIQGAKDIIAEWISDDPEIRKLIRQMTYKDGKLISVVKKVEKDEKGVFEMYYEYEEQVSKIVPHRILAINRGEKEGVLRISLATPLDKIITVIERKFIKSTHSLTTPYVKEAIGDSYKRLIEPSIEREIRKELSEKGEDQAIHIFSENLRNLLLQPPLKGRVALGVDPAYRTGCKLAVVDDTGKVLHISVIYPTPPRNEIEKGKKIIKELISKHNIEVIAIGNGTASRETEQFIADVIKEVTKDVYYLIVNEAGASVYSASPLGREEFPDLQVEERSAISIARRLQDPLAELVKIDTKSVGVGQYQHDVTQSKLNDSLTFVVEMVVNQVGVNVNTASSSLLQYVSGLSKAVANNIVKKRDEDGKFINRAQLKKIPRLGAKTYEQCIGFMRVIDGKEPLDQTGIHPESYKETKKLLKQLGATENQIGSLELSEQLKQLNLKDVAEQLDMGIPTLQDIVEALIRPNRDPRDEVATPLLKKDVLQLEDLQTGMELQGTIRNVVDFGAFVDIGVKQDGLVHISKLTSRFVKHPMEVVAVGDVVTVWVEGVDAKKQRIALTLLKPEKQI
- the sigB gene encoding RNA polymerase sigma factor SigB; protein product: MTDRFQRHPQISNELEELIKEFQESKSEEVQTELVKRFDGLVRTLARKFSRGKDYEDDLIQVGMIGLLAALRRFDSEFGRSFESFAVPTIVGEIKRYIRDKTWSVHVPRRIKELGPKIKMAVESLTCELQRSPKVKEIALYLKVTEEEVLETMEMSRSYQALSVDRPIDADQEGGAVTLLDLVGATDAGFEKTNQQLLIEKAFSVLNEREKQILFCTFYDGLSQKETGEKLEISQMHVSRLQRRALEKLKGSLPVRASECL
- a CDS encoding SprT family protein, which codes for MDDHGLQRLVEEISETFFNLPFKHSASFNNRLRTTGGRYLLGSHNIQINPKQLEHFGSDALFGIIKHELCHYHLHIKKKGYQHRDKDFQQLLLKVGGTKYCEIIPGQRRTSKTYHVYGCTSCNALFNRKRIIDTKRFVCGKCKGKIRKLETYKKS